The genomic window caaaaatatcttaatttgtgttctgaagatgaacgaaggtcttacaggtgtagaatgacatgagggtgagtaataaatgacagaaatttcatttttgggtgaactaaccctttaaataattccatggattttaaaggttcttcatggtaTGCctgtaaagaacctttatttttaagattgaAAGTTTGTACCTGTATGGTTTGTCTGTTGTACGCCTTCACCACGTGGAAATTGAAGCTGTACACCCCTCGTCTCGGAGCAAGGAAGATACTGCTTTCTTGGTCAAAATGACCGCCAACGTTCACCAAGATCTGACAAAGACTGACTGATTAAACAGAGCAAAATTGCATAAGTGTATTTTTTAACGAGGAAAGATTGCTTACCTGGTCAAAATAGATGATCATGGTGCGGTTGCTCATATCTGTGGGCTCATGGTTGGTTTGGCGTGTGGCAGAAAAGGCCACGCGGCCGGTACCTGAACGCACAGACATCCCCAGCGCATTACCTGCTGGCTCTGAGGATGGTGTTGAGTCACAGACCACCAGGCATTTTCCCTCCAGTACTATGGGCTCCGTGTCATTTTGCCCTCTGACCACTAGAGGGACGATTATCAGAAGTACAGCTAGTATTGGCAGCCCAGAGTTGGGTAGCATTGTCTTATTATTATCTCTTGCGATATCTCAGATGAAATTAGGTGCGAGTATGCCGTCTTCAGGAAATAAGTGACCAATCCTGAAAAACTGAGATGTTATGAGCTACTGTAAAAGTTATAGATCTTTAAATCCTTGGCTGTCTTTCACCCTCACTCTCTCACTCTATTTTGCAGTCACCCTCCTGTCTGTCACAGTTTCCTGACGAAGATCTACTTCTGTGCTATCTTGTTAAATTGCCTGCAGGGGACCAAAGGCAAGGACACTTAGAGGTTTCTCATCATCccaaaaaaaatccatcatcATAGCCAACCTGtgagaagacagagagagagagagagagagagagagagggagtcaGAGGAGCCAACAGGTATGCTTGTTGTGTGTATGggggaggaggaagaggagcagtGAAGGATGAAGATCATGAGGTAACACTTTGGATCCCGTTCAGCTGAGGGGAGCAGCATCCAGGAGAGAGTGAGaacaagagagagaaaaaagaacaACTCCACTGAGAGACCATCTGTCTTTAACACGCTCTCACTTCCCTCCTGACGTTCCACAACATGCAGGACCTCTCTCTCCTACACAGATCCTCTGTCCCTCTCTCCTTTGCTCATGCGTATTGGCCgaaccctctctctctctctccttggTGCTTTGGCACGCAACAGCGGCAACAATATGCAAGTGTCGAAACTAAAGAACGTACATCTCGGAATATATTTAAGGTATGGTACATCTATATCAGGTCTTAATTGGCAGCGCTCACCTCGTTAATTTTCTATTCAAGTCATGTTTATAGTCTTTATAAAGCAGTGACATTTACAAAGGTCAGCCTTCTTTGCGTCTGGTCTTGAGTGAAACCTCAGTGTTTGTGCACTTTCTGTAAGAACTAATTCTGCTCAGTGCAGTTCTGCACAGCTTTATTTTCTAAACAAAATTGATCACAttatctataatatatatatatattttttttagtattgCCTTTAGAGCACTAATCTAAAACTCTGAATCACCttacactaaaaaaaacattttcttaaacaacatttttgccttgttttcatgtaaaaatatccttaaaaaaagaacagtttACTTGAGAAGGAAAAGATTCTAAGAATTATAATGTGTAAGattataaaacttttaaaaaaaattagaattCTTCCCTTCTTGTcaaataatttgtatttattaaagcataaatCTAACAAAGGTTTCAATATTTAACaggaaaacaaatcaaaatacacattttttatgTGCGCTACACAATATTTTTCTAAATCATCTTTCCTAGGGAGTAACAGTAAGATTAAATTAAGTTCATAAGCTTTTGTAATAGGAAAAAAATAGCAAAATCACCTGATTTAGTGGGCTGTTCCTCGGTTTCCCAGGTGTAATGATGCGAGGTGTCAAAGCTTCTGTAAAGAAACAGTGAATCTGACAGATCTTCCTACTCATCCTGTCTCTCAAGACCCTCCCCTTCCCACCCACTCCACCTCTCTTCCTccctctctcactttctctAATAATCCTAGCCGTGTAATTATTCTTTTGATGTAAACAGCATGGCCAAGCTGGCATTTGTAGCTGTCAGTGATAGCCAACAGTATAGAACAATACAGGAACCATAAAACAAGTGTCCCGCAAAACATGATTGATCCATATGGATCATAAACATCAAAGGGCACAAAGGATaatatcataaaataaaatctaaaaaaaaaacagaataactttcagatttcacaaatatatcaattatttttttattttttgaaaatgtatcacAACAAATGAAAccaattaataaaataagactATTATgcatacattttgtaaaattgtgcatgcattttaaaaatgcactgttGAATTTCTGAATTTAGTTAGTTGATTATACGGAAGGGCTGCCTGTCAACAATGAAGTCTGTAATACCAGGAGAAAGCTAAGAGGTTAGCATTCCCTTCCATGTCAATGGCAGTTTATCAACTTGGAAGTACAGGCTTTAACATCTGTCATCTTTGCTCATGGGAGCACAGAACTTTTTGAGCCAATCGTAAATGAAATCTGACTgtgctgattggctgatggcacCACAACAATGAACACAATGCCTAAACAATCACAAATCCTTCACAAGTGACTGTGAAGTAAAAGGCTTCCTACAGGGAAAGATATAAGTCcatgttatgcatttaaaagtagGGATGTAGGGAGAAATGTCTTCATGCATTGCAATGGAAAAAATAACCTATATTATTAAGGGTAAAGAAGACAAATTTAAGAGTGTCTGGAGTCCCTTTTTCCTATTTATTGAACACAGAGATATTAACAATATAATGGAGGAGGAACAAATCGTTTGATGATTAGGTATTACATTCATatgaaaatatactttaatggaCTATACTAACCCTACTTTATTGCTTATATTTTTGGTTATTATATGCAATCTATTGTTAACTCTGACCAAAGTATATATTGTATTACCCAATGTTGGTTTGTGCTATTATACTATTTATGTAAAATGAGCCTcggtatttgtttgttttgtttttgtgcattaTGTGTTGTTACAGATGTACATTGCTGTGTAAGTGTTCaagaaaatgcaataaaaacagtattacACAAAAAAAGTAGGGTaggcatttttttaataaaaacattttgttagaATGGTAAaaaatagggctgcacaatttatcGCGATTAAATCGCAcccgatttggcaaaggctgtgattatttcatgcgcagcttgtcagagctgtacagctctgtgatcagtagcaAATGCTTCttcatctgaaagccagagggcgctcttgcgcagaaactccaaatatgccctgccgCAGAAGAAGATAACACACATCATATTGtggtagctgaataaacagaagattgaaaggctttgattgattaaacatgactaataaacacaataTGCTGTTCTCAGCTCCAGTTTCGCAATTTAGCGACCCCTAGTGGTGACATGCCTATATTTAATCAGAGCATGTGCTGTTCAGCCATTTTGTGGGAGGTGTTTGAGAGTGCACACAGACCATACCAATCTCCATCCACACTTGGAAAAGGCATTGTCTGTAAGTGTTTTTTGGTGTTTTGTTATAGATTATGGTGTTGTATTTGGATATGTTAGATGAGTGTACATGTGTATGGACTATCAAGTGCTCTTCAGCTTGTTGGATTCATGTTGTAATCTGTCTATTTATTGTAAAGAGTCTttcaattatgtattttaaagctTGTGTGAACATTTGCATACTAAGGGAAATGTAAGCTGTGTGCCCTGTAATGTTGTTCACGCTATTGCTATGTATGCTGTGCTATTTATCATTGAAAATGGATGTATTAGAAGTTGCATATGCTCATCTATGCTTCTATTGTTGCCTTTTGCAGTTTTACACCACTTCCATTAAATTGCACTTGGATTCAGTTCTGTCTCAAGTCTTTTTTGGAGGAGCTATGTATGCCTACACATAGTGAGGGCAGTAAAGTAAAAAGACATCAAACTTCAAGATCCTAAGTGAAGTAGAGATATGTCGTCCTCTCTCAAAAAATGTCAACTGCTAATTCTATAAGCATCGATCCAGAAGGCCTAGAGGTTGGGTCAGAATGTGCtgcatcatcttcatcatcctcTTCACAAAGATCAAGTCTTCAAGCAGCATAGCTCGAAATTGCCTCCTGTCTTTAAAAGTctacctttaaaataaattggcTACTGGCAAAATATCTACTAAACTAAAAGTAAATATTAGAGATTTATATTTTGCTCATTTTTAATAGCCATCAAATGTAAAAGATGCATTGGATCTTCCCCTTAAAATTTGAGTGAAAAAATTATGATGGAAAAAACCCCAGAAAGATTAGACTGGGTTAAGACTTTAATTATAAtagaaaataaactaaaatgtgaccctggaccacagtcataagggtcaattttttgaaattgtgatttgtacatcatctgaaagctgaatacatatgaaaatctggaatctgagggtgcaaaaaaatctacattttgagaaaattgcctttaaagttgtccaaatgaagtccttaccaatgcatttccactcacaaaaatacgtttttgattcattattgatattttgattcaaaatgtcttcatggaacatgatctttacttaatatcctaatgatttttggcataaaagaaaaatcgatgattttgacccatacagtgtattgttggctattgctacaaatatacccttgtgacttatgactggttttgtggtccagggtcacaaatttGGAAACAATTAAGACTAGCTTTTCAACCAGAACATCATTTATCCAACATAAAACTCTTTATGAATTAAAAGTTTTAACAGCAATGACAGTTCCCATCTCTACCTAAATCCGAGAGGTAAATGCAGTCATATTTTCTTGAGGATGGTGACCCTGCTGTTCAGCTCTGGTTTGTAGAGGCCAAAGCCCAGGCAGATGGGCTGGGTGAAGCTGGTGCTGAAATTGTGCAGCGGGAGCAGGGTGGAGGACGATCCTACTTCTGAAAAGGTGATGGAGCCAGAATCATAGTCCAGAGCGATTGCCAAATGGTTGCCTGACATTTTCACAGAGAGGTGGGTTTTCTTTCGGTTATGCCAGGCAGCAAGTTTCTTGTCATGCTGCTGTGTCAGGCTCCAGGATATCTGAGCAAGATAACAGAAAATCAACTACAGAAATGCACAAGATATAAttgattaaatatattaaatgggCTAGGCCTCTGACATTAGATGCTACAAAATTGCACACaattattatgaataaaaaatatatatattaaaggattagttcactttcaaatgaaaatttcttgataatttactcaccccaatgtcatccaagatgttcaagtctttttttcttcagtcgaaaagaaattaaggattttgatgaaaacattccaggattattctccttatagtggacttcaatggactccagatggttgaaggtcaaaattagtttcattgcagcttcaaagcgctctacacaatcccagaggaggaataagggtcttatctagcgaaaccatcgctcattttctaaaaattttatacattttaaccataaatgctcatcttgaactagctctcttcttcttctctatttgagtgtagacgctgctaagtgtattactgccctccacaggtcaaagtttgaactaaattgtcatatacaatatgctagtgcaagtcaGTGATGGAGTACTCGAGTCACTATTCTTTGGACTCGAGTCCGACTCGAGACTCCATTCTCTGGACTCGTGACTCGACTTGGACTCGCGGACTGATGACTCGTACttggactcggactcgaggatATATAAAATCGGACTTGAGCATTCATCACgttgtttttgactaaatatgttataaaaaaattatataaatttatatataatattatataaggTTTCGTGCCCAAGACCGGCCGGGatctattttttttccctcacagaCACTGCTACCGCTCGCTCTCTTGACAACACACTCACTGACGTCACTCACTTTACGCTCGTGCATGATTCGCGGGCTAAATGTTCAAATTTGGAAAATGCAGAAAGATGTGCCCCGGATCGTGAAATTCGCCTACACGAATTTTGCATCTAATGCTGGAAAGAGCAGCGCTAAATGTTGTGTGTGTAATCGCACAATTGAGGAAAAGACTGGGACAACTTCAAACTTTAACAGACACCTGTCACGGATGCACCCAGAAAAGTAAGTAAAATGCTTTCCATTGGCTAACGTTAGCttttaaaaaaactattattGACTAATGCATATATGATAATAAACAGAAGAAGCTAGGGTTGGGCGATGTTTGACAATTTGGCGTCAGACGTCGACGATGTCTAATGTCTGGTTcagattacaattttttttgtctgttgaTAACTTACTAGTCACTGCGTCAGATCAGattacatgatttttttttttgtctgttgcAATGGTCACTGTGTCAGATGGATGACGCAATTTTGACTCCTAAAATCCTGTGGTGTCGTGGACAAGAAACATGTCAGACTAACGTTACACGTTGCTTTCTGACCAGTCGCGtgccgtcacacacacacattcacttgaacacatacaaacacactcacGCTAAATCACTCGGTCACTAACTCACAAACGCTCGCTCGCTCGCTCGtgcttgctctctctctctctctctctatctctcacacacacacactcactcacacacacactctctctctctcacactctcaggactcgagactcgactcggactcgaACTCTGGTAATGGTGACTCGACTTGGACTCGGACTCGAACACTGGGACTCgagactcgactcggactcgacAGTTGGTGACTCGACTACAACACtggtgcaagtatataacaattagttcaaactttgacctgtggagggcagtgaTACACTGAGCAGTGTCTACactcaaatagagaagaagaagagagctagttcaagatgagcatttatggttaaaacgtatataattaaaaaaaatgtttagaaaaaatgagtgatggtttctctagataagactcttattcctcgtctggtatcgtttaaagccctttgaagctgcactgaaactgtaatttggaccttcaaccgtttggtgcccattgaagtccactataaggagaataatcttggaatgttttcatcaaaaacctgaacatcttggatgacatgggggtgagtaaattatcatgaaattttaatttgaaagtgaactaatcctttaatattttaaGAAGGAGATCATCATATTTGGCAATCTGTGGCATCAAAAAGTTAGAAAACCCCTGTAATAGTGTTCTAATACACAATCTACCTTATTGCAGCCAAAGGCCGTGCCCTCTTTTGCTTTTCTCCCAATGCTGTGGTAGGTTACTGCTATATcccagaaaccctccacctccaGCTCCCAATAATGGGTTCCTGAAGAAAATATCTGACAGGAGACCACCTGAGACCAGTGGTCGAAGCGGTCAGGATGCTCAGCCACAGACAAACGGTTTTTTACCCTCATCACTGACCGTAGGTCTTCAGAGATATTTAGGAGTGGGTGGGCTGAGTTTTTATCCAAGGTTAATGGGCTGCTTACTAAATAACAAAGAGAAACAGCCATTAGAATTgtagccactagatggcactaTTGCACAAGGCAATAATGCTCAAAAACTGTATACAGTAAACTTTACAACATGCTGAAAATATTGATTAggatcatgaaaaaaaaaaaaaaaatcaaaatattccTAGCATCAGCACCCTTCATTGACTTGTATGAATGATAATACGCACAGAGGTCTCTCTTGAGCTCAATTAGGCAGCGCAGGGTCTCGGCTATGAACTCTCTGTATTTATTTTCCACATTCTCTAAGATACGTTTCTTATCCATGCTGGGCTGTGGTGGTGTGAACAGAGGGGAGTTGAGATCTGCCATCATCCTGCACGGAAGAAGAGAGCGACTAATACtgtaaaacatattatatacaCACTCGCTCAAATGCAAACTAACATATAACTGCACTCACAAATCACAAGATATTTCTACGACACACTGAAACAATCACGGTTTATCTATAGACTCACTGTGAATCCTCTGTCTGGTACGCCTGTGAAAAAGTAGGACTACTATGAATGTGTGTCGCAAAGtctcttattttgaattaatctgTAAAGACCCTAAATAAAGGGTTCCACCCTTTGTAATGAGAATGAGTAAGAGATATAAAATGCCATAACTAAGTCTTGTGGATGCAATTCATTATTATCTCCTCGTTTTAGTAGTTCTCTACACATCACTGCATCACCTTCATTATGAAGTATGTCCTCATACCCAGATTAACAGGAAGGGGTCTCTCTCGTCCAGCAGGGAGCCGAGGAAGCGGTGGATGCTCTCTGTTTGGTTCAGATCTTCTCTCACCCTGCTGTAGTCTTCCTGCACCCTCTCCATGGCCTGCTGTCTCTCCTGCTCAGTGATGTTTATTACAGCCGACACTAGACGGCCCACCTGAGTCTGCAGGGCTGAGCCCATCTGTAACACCTGAGAGACATCACTCACAGAGGAGTCCtcctaaaataaacacgcacaaTGCATGTATTCAGTTAtgtcaatatcaatatattgcAGGTTAggaataatttgtttatttgaaatgagaCGCCAAATATGCTTGAACTTACTATGATGGTGCGACAAGCGTTCTGATGTTCTTGAACCATAATTTCTCCTTGCTTTACTTTCTCTTCTGCTTTCTCGAACAGGCTCTGTAATTTGACCTGTAAAATATTACAGAAGGGCTTTTTAAATTTGAACCCTGGGtcttttaatatgtttaatatttcagTTATACCTTGGGTTATAAGAACTAATCCTAGGTATTCTGTTTGTTTCACCAGTGGAGCTCGTATATACGAATATATACGAatgatattaatttaaaatacacatAGCTTAATATGTAATGCGTAAGAAAACAAATTAGTGCATAATAAAACCAACTGAActgttaattaataaataatataatagccTATTTAGTGAATAATTGAACatcattcatttgttttattcataACTGAAATATTCGGACATTTAACACTTAATTTAACACAATCAAATTAAAGATGATTGTAAATACATGTAGGGTAAGTGCAAATGCATGTATAAAATAAGCTATCAGGCTAATTGGTATCTGTATGCTATGTTAGTACATATATGCAAACTAAAACAGATATGAAAGGTCATTATAATGTAGttgaaacagcatttattataacATGATTTTGTAGGAATTGTAATCAGCCACTAATTAAGAGTGTTAAAAGCAATTTGAACCAGTCGGATCGTGTGAGGCCCTAATGGAGACTCGATTTCAGGGGGGGACCCAGTTTGTCACTGCACCGGCTTGGCAAAAGTGTGCATCGAAGGCACATTACAACAGCATAGGGGGCGCTCttgagcacccttctgaaacctaaaatggcAATGGGACACACTACTGTCTCGTGGACTTCACAATCATGCAACGGCCACTGTTGGTTAATAAGACTGTAAGACTGcatatgaagtgtgccattaTGGCACCCCTGCTTGTGATTGGTTTGTAGCTAAACAACTGTTTCttacattctaaactctatgaGGGGCCTGGTTTCATAACACAGGGTTAAAAGAAGTGCTAAATGACAAAAGTGAAGGGCCGTTCAcaaagaacacattttttttgcaATCCACTCACTGCTTTTACATTGTTTTGCTAGACGGACGTATTTGACTGCTGCCTCGCTTCTTTTGTAGCCTCTCGTGCATGACATGCTGTtcctaatgtttttaaataagttaAAAACAATGCTGCGTTTATTCCTATTTCAAAGCAAAATCACGTTCTGTGTGACTGGCCCTTCCCCCGGGgttaaaaacacaattttataGACATCCCACCTGTCCCGCTCGCagaccattgaaattttgaaacacttttgatgtaacaaagccttgtttactgaaatcatgcgACTTTGGC from Megalobrama amblycephala isolate DHTTF-2021 linkage group LG17, ASM1881202v1, whole genome shotgun sequence includes these protein-coding regions:
- the cbln12 gene encoding cerebellin 12; protein product: MLPNSGLPILAVLLIIVPLVVRGQNDTEPIVLEGKCLVVCDSTPSSEPAGNALGMSVRSGTGRVAFSATRQTNHEPTDMSNRTMIIYFDQILVNVGGHFDQESSIFLAPRRGVYSFNFHVVKAYNRQTIQVSLMLNGWPMISAFAGDQDVTREAATNAGLVIMERGDKAYLKLERGNLMGGWKYSTFSGFLVFPL
- the trim110 gene encoding E3 ubiquitin/ISG15 ligase TRIM25, which translates into the protein MKTSCFHKRLQNIKATMGSMGEEHTCPMCRDVFGRAQPFPCGHSFCPSCAQEAWSSSSGCGKRRFVCPQCLEEQGHVVCDCCPEDEVQAAVKTCLRCEISLCEQHLQPHLQRPAYSTHLLVEPLMDVSRRRCPTHQEVFRHYCMDDRVYVCPDCILEGRHAQHQVKGVRKVEEEYKVKLQSLFEKAEEKVKQGEIMVQEHQNACRTIIEDSSVSDVSQVLQMGSALQTQVGRLVSAVINITEQERQQAMERVQEDYSRVREDLNQTESIHRFLGSLLDERDPFLLIWAYQTEDSQMMADLNSPLFTPPQPSMDKKRILENVENKYREFIAETLRCLIELKRDLLSSPLTLDKNSAHPLLNISEDLRSVMRVKNRLSVAEHPDRFDHWSQVVSCQIFSSGTHYWELEVEGFWDIAVTYHSIGRKAKEGTAFGCNKISWSLTQQHDKKLAAWHNRKKTHLSVKMSGNHLAIALDYDSGSITFSEVGSSSTLLPLHNFSTSFTQPICLGFGLYKPELNSRVTILKKI